In Rhodospirillaceae bacterium, the genomic stretch AGGTAGAAAGAAGGATAATATTTTTTATGATGGACACAATGGCCTAATTGTGCTCCAGGATTTCATTATTCACCTTTGAAGACCGGCGCTCGTTTTTCAATAAATGCCCGGACCGCCTCTTTGTGGTCTTCTGTTTGGGCGGTTTGTACAAGTCTCTCGGCTTCGTTGTCTAACGCTGACAGAAAATTCTCCTTCAGGGCGTCTTCGAGATTTTCTTTTATGTGGCGCAAAGCGATTACCGGGCCATTTGCTAGTTTGTGAGCTAGCTTAAAGGTTTCTCGTTGCAAGTCTGAATCCGTGGTAACGCGGTTGACAAGTCCGATACGGCTGCACTCTTCGGCAGTCACTCGATCTGCCGTGAACATTAGTTCATGGGCTTTGGCAGTCCCCACCAATCTTGTTAGTAGCCAGGAAATCCCATAGTCGCCAGAAAGGCCAACCGCAGCATAACCTGTGCTCACAAAGGAGGACTCGGCAGCAATTCGGATGTCACAGGCCAGTGCGATGGCTAGGCCTGCTCCAGCAGCTGGACCTGGCAGAGAGGCGATAGTCGGTTTACGGACTTGCCGTAGGCTCCCAGTCAGAGTTCTTTGGCGTTCTTTCAGGAGGTTTATCTTTTGGTCTATTGTTTGGGTTTGGGGGGGTGTGCTTTGCCCCATACTTTTTACGTCTCCCCCCGCACAAAAGGCTTTTCCACTCCCTGTAAGGACTAGCGACCCGACCGTATCGTCTGAAGCCATTTCCTGGATTGTGGTACGAAGTGCGGGCGTTATGTTATCTCCCAACGCGTTCCGTACTTCAGGTCTGTTTAAGGTGATAGTAGCGACCCGGTCCTGTATTTCACATAATAATTCTTCGGTACCAGTGTCTACCTTAATGGTCGCCATGAGAAAATGCCTTCCTTTTCATAGATTCTGGCTAATCCGTTGTAGCGACCCATTCCGGGTCCTCCTGAGTGGACCTTTCGAAGGTAAGAAAATCGTAATACCCACATCTGCCTTTCCCAGGAAATTCGCGGCATATTTTGGGCCGAGCCGTATATATTGTGCAATTTCGGCTTTCCGTGTCTAAAAAGCGGCATATGGTAGTAAAGTGGGGGTCTAATTGGTGCCTAAGGATCCTCTCCCCCTTGGTTTCACCCTTTTTGGTGAATTTTTTTTGGGCTCTATCGGTAGAAATAGCAAAGTGTTTGGCCAGCCTTTTAATATCTGATTTGGTAACGACAATTTCCGAGTAAGAACAACAATAGGCTGGACATTTGTTGCAGTTGTAACGATTAGCCATTTTTCTCAGCTTTCTGGGTTGTGTCCCTCAAGGGGTGAGGGTGGCGCAGGTTGGGTTTTTATCTTACGCATAAATTAAGCTGTTGTCCGAAGAATTCTCAGTGCGAGAGTTCTATCATTAGTTTCCCGAAATTATCTCCTTGGAACAGCCTCAGAAGCGTTTTAGGAAATATAGACACATTTCCGTGAGCTACATCATGTTGAGTTTGAATTTTTCCAGAAGAGTGCCAAGAAGCAAGGTCCTTTTGCATGGAGGGCCACTTATTCTTAAAATCAAAATAAATAAACCCTTCCATCCGACTCCTGCGCCCCAAAAGATTAATATATGCGGCAGGGCCGGTTGGAGATTCAGTTACATTGTATTGAGAAATCGCCCCGCAAATCACAACTCTTGCTCCAACATTGATCCGCCCAAGAGCTAAGTTCAACGTCTCGCCCCCCACGTTGTCAAAAAATACATCTATCCCATTGGAGCATGTGCGTTTTAGCCCATCTCGAAGGGCTTCGGTTTTATAATCGATTGCATCGTCAAAATGAAGTGTGTCTATAATGTGCTTACACTTGTCGGGTCCGCCGGCGATACCCACAACCCTACATCCTTTTATTTTGGCAATTTGGCCCACGTGGCTGCCTACAGATCCTGCTGCACCCGAAACCAAAACGGTATCGCCCGTTTTTGGTTGGCCGATTTCTAGCAAACCACAATAGGCCGTCAGTCCAGCGATGCCCAAAGTATCGAGCCACATCGGAAGAGGAGCAATTGAAGTGTCAATTTTCTCCCAATTTCTGGCCTCGGCGATGCAAAAATTCTGCACTCCTCCTAGGCCTGCTACTTCATCTCCTTTGGAGAATGTTGGACTTTTGCTTTGTACAACCTCTCCAACTGTCAGGGCCCGCATGACAGATTTTAGGGGGATTGGGGGCACGTAGGTGGCGCGATCATTCATCCATCCTCGCATGGCAGGGTCTACCGAGATAAATTTATTTTTTACCAAGATTTCTCCGGTTTTTAACTCTGGAGTATCTGTTTCAATGATGTTCCAGTCAGAATCTTTTGGCAGGCCGACTGGTCTAGCCGCTAATAAGACTTGGTGATTACTGAGGGTAGTCATAGTCAATCCATGTGATTTATAAGGTTGTATAGCTTAAACTAAAGGGATTATCCCGATTCCACAAAAGCCAGCCTCGTTATCTCACAGGTAATGTGGAATCTCGAGGCTGGCTTCGAAGTGGCAGTTCAAATTTTATGTATCGGCTGACCAGCTGGAAGTTACTCCTCCCGGGAAAAACGCCGAATTACCTATTTCGGGATTTTGGTAAATTACCGCCTCTTGGTCCTCTGGCACATAAAAATAGTCTCCTGGCCGGAAATCATGTCCTAGATCACCAAGCAGCCGTTTTTGGCGAGGTGTGCATTTAGATAAAATTTCCCCTGGTACACCGCCATAATCATACCATCGAACAAACATCTGAGAATAGTTGTACAATATTGTCTTCCGACCATTGTCCGTGTTATTGGGAGCTGGCCCATGCCAAAGGGAGTGAGAGAATAGGTAGGCATCACCGGCTTTTCCTGTCAATTGCACTGCCCCAGGCCCATGTGGGTGCGGTATGCGGTCTCCATCAATTGGAAAGGACCGCATATGGCTTCCTGGATACACAGTAAAGTTCCCGCTATCAGGGCCGTCAACATCTGTGAGTAGATACATAACCTTCAGGGCTATTGGAGCGCTTGTCTCTGTGACCCGCACTCTTCGTTGTCCTGGCCCGCCATCCGTATGGGTATATCCGGGGAACCCGTCTTTCCCGCCCCGCACAATGGCTTGTGACATGGAGAACTGCAGGTCTGGGCCCATAATATCGACAATGAGGTCAAACACATTGGGTCGATCGATCAGATCGATAAACGCCTGATGATATGGCAAGAGGTCGCGCCGATCCATGAAGGATTCAGGTTCAGGATTTGCGTGATCCACCCATGCATAATGGCCACGAGGGACCTCTCCTCGGCCAGGTTCCCAACCAGGCAGCATGCGGATTCGGTCGACTTCCCCACTGAAAAACTCAACCTCCTCCGGGCTCAAAGCGCCTTCAATCGTAATATAACCATCGACACTCCACTGTTCTCGTTGAAGGTCTGTCAGTTGTGCCATGCCGTGATTTGTCATTGTATTATGAGCCTCTCTTAAAACCTTATATTCACATGGTACGTAGTTTAGTCATTGTACTCGTCTAGTCTATAGGGCCGCATTAAAAAGACCATAAGAAAGTCCAATTTTATAAAAATTGGTAGGAGTTAAGTAATTGAATTGCTTTTTTGAGCGTTTTTCTGGGCTAGTGGCATAACTTCGGCGGCAAACTTTTCGATGTAATCCAACCAGAGGTCGATATTAGTACCTTCAATCCTATGATAAGATGGTTTAGATCGACTTTAGCAAAACCAATGGCATCTTCTGTAATTTGATGTGCATTGCACGTAAAGGGTTTTCGGCCTCCCAGAGGGACTCTCCAGTTTGATACCAAGAAGCTCTAAGGCAGTGTCAGGGTTTTCCGGGAATTGCTTCCCGCGCTTATTTTTGTTTGTAGTTTGGCAATCGCGGCAGCGTATCGTGTCGGAGAGTCAGGATACGGAGGTATAGGATTTTATTGGTCCAAACGGCGGGTTTATGGCATTAAACCAAAAGCCCATAAAACCAGCTCTGAAAACCTCGGTATGACAAATATTAGGCCAATGAATACACTTATATAAGTGGCTACACAAAGTAAGAGGTAGGTCCAGTCACTTTCTTGGTTTGGTAGTGGTATTTGAGACATAAGCTATGCTCCCATTATTTCAGCTGACAAGGGAACATCTCATTTTGTTGTTAGCATGGTGAGAGTATGGCCTTTTTGTGTCTTTCCTAATCGACTGCGACAT encodes the following:
- a CDS encoding enoyl-CoA hydratase, which gives rise to MATIKVDTGTEELLCEIQDRVATITLNRPEVRNALGDNITPALRTTIQEMASDDTVGSLVLTGSGKAFCAGGDVKSMGQSTPPQTQTIDQKINLLKERQRTLTGSLRQVRKPTIASLPGPAAGAGLAIALACDIRIAAESSFVSTGYAAVGLSGDYGISWLLTRLVGTAKAHELMFTADRVTAEECSRIGLVNRVTTDSDLQRETFKLAHKLANGPVIALRHIKENLEDALKENFLSALDNEAERLVQTAQTEDHKEAVRAFIEKRAPVFKGE
- a CDS encoding zinc/iron-chelating domain-containing protein translates to MANRYNCNKCPAYCCSYSEIVVTKSDIKRLAKHFAISTDRAQKKFTKKGETKGERILRHQLDPHFTTICRFLDTESRNCTIYTARPKICREFPGKGRCGYYDFLTFERSTQEDPEWVATTD
- a CDS encoding NADP-dependent oxidoreductase; amino-acid sequence: MTTLSNHQVLLAARPVGLPKDSDWNIIETDTPELKTGEILVKNKFISVDPAMRGWMNDRATYVPPIPLKSVMRALTVGEVVQSKSPTFSKGDEVAGLGGVQNFCIAEARNWEKIDTSIAPLPMWLDTLGIAGLTAYCGLLEIGQPKTGDTVLVSGAAGSVGSHVGQIAKIKGCRVVGIAGGPDKCKHIIDTLHFDDAIDYKTEALRDGLKRTCSNGIDVFFDNVGGETLNLALGRINVGARVVICGAISQYNVTESPTGPAAYINLLGRRSRMEGFIYFDFKNKWPSMQKDLASWHSSGKIQTQHDVAHGNVSIFPKTLLRLFQGDNFGKLMIELSH